The DNA sequence TTTATaggaaaatgcatgttaaTAGACGTGAAGCAAAAGATCAATCTCTtctaaaacaatatttaaCCTTGCCAATAAAAGGtcgagaaaagtttttttccgAGGGGTAAATCACTTTCTCATATAATCCCGTATAATCCCATATAATCCTTGTCATAAAATCAGTGATTTACCCCTCGTTTTTTTCGCAGTGAACTGCACTGTTAAACGCTGGACAAGTTGTGTGGGGAAGTGAATATCACATGGGTTGAATTCCGACTATTAAAGCAATACATTACAAAAAATCTtgaagcctccaaattttccgttttttaattcaatgcgataaaggatttgcactagtgcgataaaagcCACGTGTTACTGAAGTCATACTAAAATTATCTTCggtatttattcgattttcttcattgtataaaacgttgtatgcaacacgaatcgtatgctggtattatcgcacacgacgtcttgccAACCTCGGCTTCACCTCGGATTGGTAATCTGACAcctagtgcgataatatacctctatacgattcttgttacataaataaccattAAGCACATGAGGCATCGAAAGCGTGTTTCGACCAAAATCTTTGTTCTTTGGTGGCTTAACGAAACACTATAACAAAGAgaattttgatcgaaacacGTTTTCGATACCTCGTGCGTTCTGAGCTTTAGCAATATACATACATGTGACTGTTTGTTTTTCCTAGTCCCACTTGTTTGATATGTGGGTATGAACCAAAGTTTTAGCTGAGCAGGGAAGGCAAAAAGGAAGGGACAAATTCATGTTCTCTataattgaaagacgaatccaacgaggcTCGTTGAATAATCCCGTATTTAAACCGGGGACTCTTTGTTCACGAAGTTAATAAAAACACCTGAAGTTTTCTCGTTATCACTCCTAATTTCTTCGTTGTCAATTTTGTTTGGACCACACAAATAAATAGTTAAATAATATCAGAAGAACCTTTCGAAATTGGTTTGTTTTTAAAGAGAATTTATCATCGCTTCTACTGTTTACAAAGTGTGAAGTGTGAAGTGTACATAATAATCGGTTAATATTTGTTACCTGTTAAAAATcgtcaaattgtttttttttctcgtgatATTACCTTACTTACGTATATCTATTATATTCGTCAGTTTGATCACAATAAATAAGATTCTTtcgtttataattttatttgcgaGAGTATAAATTCAGTAAGTCTTAACTAGCTATTCAAGACAGAGTTGTTAGAATGGATCCACAAGATATAGATAAAAAACGAGCAATTGAGCTTGGTGTTCGCTATGTCGACATTCATTGGAAATCTGTTGTCGAGACTGAAGTCGAAGTTTCAATCTTGAGGTACGCGCAGACGTTTACCGATTTACTCTTTCCTACTATATTAACCTTGATTTGTTGCTATGAAACTATGAACAGTGGCGGATTCAGTAGTCGTTTGtatttagttgaaaatactTCGACTTCCACATCAAATCCAATAAGACAATTTTTGGTTCGTCTTTACGGCGGCAAAGTGCTCACAGGAGACGATCCAATGCGGCCAGATGGTTGTGAAGGTAAAGAGACACTAGTGTTTTATGCCATCGGTATAGCGGGATTGGGACCGAAATTGTATGGATCATTTGATGGTGGGCGAGTAGAGCAGTTTGTTCCTTCACACATGTTACGAGAGGCAGATTACGAACAGAGACCAGAAACTATGTTGGAGCTTGCTAGAAAACTGGCTCGGTTCCATGCGTTGGACTTGCCCATATCGCAAGAACGTCATCAAGTGCTCGATGCATGTGAGTTTTACCTCAAAAAACGGGACTTTGAACAGTTTCGTAAGTTGGTGCACCACTTTGGTTTAATGGATGTAAGTACGTTCGAAGACTTCGATGTAAAATCGGAAATTCAGTGGATGAGGAAGGTGGAACAGCTAGTCAATGGTCGAATTGTTACAATTAGCGgagatttaaacaaaaataacattCTGATACGTGACGAACCAGACAAATTTGGCGAAAGAGTGATGATGATCGATTATGAACTTTGTGCGCGCGATTATCGTGGGCGTGATATTGGACAAGTTTTTATTATGAAAGTACTAGAGATGAACGATGGAGTCTTTAGTGTGGTTTCCAAATATCCCGATGAGACATGGCGTCGCACATTTGttaatgaatatttaaaacaaaccAAATCACTGAATTACTTTGAATGGGACGAAAAATTGGATAGTGTGGATCATGTGTTGATGGAGggagatttttttatgtttcacgCCATCCACGTGTATGTCGGTTTTTTCGTAAATCAGAAGGACGATAGTCCTTTCTATAAAATGCCAGAAGCCATGGCTCGGAGCTTGTTGGTGagttaagaaaaaaaaaattgaagtagactttgacaattttacatttttcaggAATTTGGATCGTATATGATCGATTTGTATcaagagagaaaaattattttcatcgaaaGCTACGGAAAACTTTTGAACTTAAGTACCAAGTAGTGATATATTGTGACGTTATGTgttaatcagtcaaaaaacccttaaagggtaaatgtgacgcaagtcctttatcttacttacaaaataactgatatcgctaagggtgacgcattgtgcgccctacgacaaaaaattgaacaaaagaattttgaaagaaaattttaNCACGAGCCAAGgcaattataattaaatggtcttcggttttctcgctctgatcataacactctataaatGTGTAGTATGGACGTATCGAATATGTTTTATTATATTCCGAATATGACATTTAGAACAAAATACAGATTTGTCGACTACGAAATGTTAATTCgaacgaaataaattcgaaatattaCACTTTTGAGatcacaacaaaacaaaagtcgaatcatttaaaatttgcGCGCAAAATGTTGAATATGATGCAGTTGCAACAACCCAGCAAAAACTAACTGTCAACTCATCCTTTTcgtttgagaaattttttcgaaagaacACGTTTCTCGCTTTATAAAggtaaataattaaatgttttctgATAAAATCATCGCAAATTGAACTGATTTTGTGTTAATGATGGTCATGAATGAGTGAAACACTCAGGAATACGAGATATTTGAATGGAACACTTGAAAACTATTGAAAAACAATGTTGTGACTGTACACTTACCGCCCATCCTAATGTTTTCCTATTGTTGTTCATTCCAGAAATTTACTTGGTTCAGCGCTGATCTAAACATCGTTGATTAACTCGACCAGCAAAAATGGTAAGTCGCGCACCTTCAATTTCCCCATCaaataaaaagacaaatttcgAACGAAAACATAACCTCCAAATTAGTCATCAACATTCCGTAACTTTCGATTGATTTGCAGGCATCGGCAGCAAAAGATATTGAAAAATCGAAACAAGATGTGCCACAAGTGCATCGCATTCGTATCACCTTGACATCGAAGAACGTACGTTCTCTGGAGAAAGTATGTGCCGATTTGATTAGCGGTGCCAAGAAACAGAAACTCCGTGTCAAGGGACCCGTCCGTATGCCAACCAAAACATTGCGCATCACAACGCGTAAGACACCTTGCGGTGAAGGTTCGAAAACTTGGGATCGCTTCCAGGTATAACACAAATTGCTGGCAGTTGTCGTTGCCGGGTTggattcattttttgtttttcattaaaattccaGATGCGAATCCACAAGCGAATCATAGATTTGCACTCTCCGTCCGAGATTGTAAAGCAAATCACCTCGATCAACATCGAACCGGGAGTAGAAGTTGAGGTCACCATTGCCGATGCTTAAgtacaagaattttgttttttttgtattttacacaATTTGTAAGCTCAATACAACAGCGTTGATCTTAAACTATATGCCGTCTATTTTTTACTGGTGATTACTGGCCGGATGTTTTAGATGTAAGGTGATTCGGGGTCCACGTCTATAGAACGATACACTCAAATTGAGTGATAGACTTCGCACAAGTCCTCAGGAAGCTATTAGAACGGTCTTTCAACATATTCAATTCGTTAAAGTCATCAAATGCACACTCGGTGCATTAATGTTGCTTGGTTGTGATCACGTCCTTTTTTGTCATGGACTCAAAATCGAACAGTTCCACCAAAACGCACGGCAATTACATTAATCAGACATTTAATCGACAAAATTCACAGCTGTGATATAAATCTTATGGATTACACTAACTTTCTTGAACAGCTGCTTTCGCCGCATTGTAGTGTTCGTATGAATGATTCCTCAGTTCCGTTTGCAATCGAAATACTTTCGGGCATTCCGGACACTTGTACATATTTTGACCGACGTGCGAGCGAGTATGTTTG is a window from the Bradysia coprophila strain Holo2 unplaced genomic scaffold, BU_Bcop_v1 contig_94, whole genome shotgun sequence genome containing:
- the LOC119085455 gene encoding 40S ribosomal protein S20-like encodes the protein MASAAKDIEKSKQDVPQVHRIRITLTSKNVRSLEKVCADLISGAKKQKLRVKGPVRMPTKTLRITTRKTPCGEGSKTWDRFQMRIHKRIIDLHSPSEIVKQITSINIEPGVEVEVTIADA